From the genome of Dickeya aquatica, one region includes:
- the glnL gene encoding nitrogen regulation protein NR(II) → MATGTLPDAGQILNSLINSILLLDKDLAIHYSNPAAQQLLAQSSRKLSGTPLPELLGYFSLNIDLMRESLDSGQGFTDNEVTLVVDGRAHIMSLTAQRIQHDFILLEMAPMDNQRRLSQEQLQHAQQQAARDLVRGLAHEIKNPLGGLRGAAQLLSKALPDPSLMEYTKVIIEQADRLRNLVDRLLGPQQPGLHVTQSIHQVAERVFQLVSMEKAENVTLVRDYDPSLPELTHDPDQIEQVLLNITRNAMQALGAEGGTITIRTRTAFQLTLHGTRYRLVARIDIEDDGPGVPAHLQDTLFYPMVSGREGGTGLGLSIARNLIDQHSGKIEFNSWPGHTEFSVYLPIRQ, encoded by the coding sequence ATGGCAACAGGCACGCTGCCCGATGCTGGGCAGATCCTAAATTCTTTAATAAACAGCATATTATTGCTGGATAAAGATCTGGCTATTCACTACTCCAACCCGGCTGCGCAACAGCTTTTAGCGCAAAGCTCGCGCAAACTCTCAGGAACACCGCTGCCGGAGCTGCTCGGGTACTTTTCACTGAATATTGATTTGATGCGCGAAAGCCTCGATTCCGGGCAAGGTTTTACTGACAACGAAGTTACGCTTGTCGTGGATGGCCGCGCGCACATTATGTCGCTGACCGCACAGCGTATTCAGCATGATTTTATCCTGCTGGAAATGGCCCCGATGGATAATCAGCGCCGTCTCAGCCAGGAACAGCTACAGCATGCTCAACAGCAGGCCGCTCGTGATTTGGTTCGCGGTCTGGCGCATGAAATAAAAAATCCGCTCGGCGGGTTGCGGGGTGCCGCGCAGTTGCTTTCTAAAGCACTGCCAGATCCTTCATTGATGGAATACACCAAAGTGATTATCGAGCAGGCTGACCGCCTGCGTAATTTGGTGGATCGCCTGCTTGGCCCGCAACAACCGGGCTTACATGTCACACAAAGTATTCATCAGGTAGCTGAGCGGGTGTTTCAGTTGGTGTCGATGGAAAAGGCAGAGAATGTCACGCTGGTGCGCGACTACGACCCCAGCCTGCCTGAGCTCACTCACGACCCGGATCAAATCGAGCAAGTGTTGCTCAATATTACCCGTAATGCCATGCAGGCGCTGGGAGCAGAAGGCGGTACTATCACCATTCGAACCCGTACCGCATTTCAGCTTACCCTGCACGGCACGCGTTACCGGCTGGTTGCCCGTATTGACATCGAAGATGATGGCCCCGGTGTACCGGCTCATTTACAGGACACCCTGTTCTACCCGATGGTAAGTGGCCGCGAAGGTGGCACCGGGCTGGGCTTATCGATTGCCCGCAACCTTATCGACCAGCATTCGGGGAAAATCGAATTTAACAGTTGGCCAGGTCATACCGAATTTTCGGTTTATCTGCCCATTCGCCAGTGA
- the glnA gene encoding glutamate--ammonia ligase, with amino-acid sequence MSVEHVLTMLNEHEVKFVDLRFTDTKGKEQHVTIPAHQVNADFFEDGKMFDGSSIGGWKGINESDMVLMPDATTAVLDPFFEESTLIIRCDILEPGTMQGYDRDPRSIAKRAEDFLRSSGIADTVLFGPEPEFFLFDDIRFGSSISGSHVAIDDIEGAWNSSTKYEGGNKGHRPAVKGGYFPVPPVDSAQDLRSAMCLTMEQMGLVVEAHHHEVATAGQNEVATRFNTMTKKADEIQIYKYVVHNVAHAFGKTATFMPKPMFGDNGSGMHCHMSLAKDGANLFSGDKYGGLSETALYYIGGVIKHAKAINALSNPTTNSYKRLVPGYEAPVMLAYSARNRSASIRIPVVSSPKARRIEVRFPDPAANPYLCFAALLMAGLDGIINKIHPGDAMDKNLYDLPPEEAKEIPTVAGSLEEALNALNADREFLTRGGVFTDDAIDAYIELRRAENDRVRMTPHPVEFELYYSV; translated from the coding sequence ATGTCAGTAGAACACGTTTTGACGATGCTGAATGAACACGAGGTGAAGTTTGTTGACCTCCGCTTCACGGATACCAAAGGTAAAGAACAGCACGTCACCATTCCGGCCCACCAGGTCAATGCTGATTTCTTTGAAGACGGCAAAATGTTTGACGGCTCTTCAATTGGCGGCTGGAAAGGCATCAACGAATCCGACATGGTGTTAATGCCGGATGCAACTACTGCGGTTCTGGATCCGTTCTTTGAAGAATCGACCCTGATCATCCGTTGTGACATTCTGGAACCGGGCACCATGCAGGGCTATGACCGTGACCCGCGTTCCATCGCCAAACGCGCTGAGGATTTCCTGCGCTCTTCTGGCATCGCGGATACCGTACTGTTCGGGCCAGAGCCGGAATTCTTCCTGTTTGATGACATCCGTTTTGGCAGCAGCATCTCTGGTTCTCACGTTGCCATCGATGACATCGAAGGAGCCTGGAACTCCAGCACCAAATACGAAGGCGGCAACAAAGGCCACCGTCCGGCAGTGAAAGGGGGTTACTTCCCGGTTCCGCCAGTAGATTCCGCACAGGATCTGCGTTCTGCCATGTGTTTGACCATGGAGCAGATGGGCCTGGTGGTTGAAGCTCACCACCACGAAGTCGCAACCGCTGGTCAGAACGAAGTGGCTACCCGCTTCAACACCATGACCAAAAAAGCTGACGAAATTCAGATCTACAAATACGTTGTACACAACGTCGCTCACGCTTTCGGCAAAACTGCGACTTTCATGCCGAAACCGATGTTCGGTGATAACGGTTCCGGTATGCACTGCCACATGTCTCTGGCCAAAGATGGTGCCAACCTGTTCTCCGGTGACAAATACGGCGGCCTGTCTGAAACTGCGCTGTACTACATCGGCGGTGTTATCAAACACGCGAAAGCCATCAACGCCCTGTCTAACCCGACCACCAACTCTTACAAACGTCTGGTTCCGGGTTACGAAGCACCGGTTATGCTGGCTTACTCTGCCCGTAACCGTTCTGCGTCTATCCGTATTCCGGTGGTATCAAGCCCGAAAGCACGTCGTATCGAAGTACGTTTCCCGGACCCGGCTGCTAACCCGTACCTGTGCTTCGCTGCACTGCTGATGGCTGGCCTGGACGGTATCATCAACAAGATCCACCCTGGCGATGCCATGGACAAGAACCTGTACGATCTGCCGCCGGAAGAAGCGAAAGAGATCCCAACCGTAGCAGGCTCGCTGGAAGAAGCGCTGAACGCGCTGAACGCAGACCGCGAGTTCCTGACCCGTGGCGGCGTGTTCACTGACGATGCTATCGATGCTTACATCGAACTGCGTCGTGCTGAGAACGACCGCGTTCGTATGACGCCGCATCCGGTTGAGTTCGAACTGTACTACAGCGTGTAA
- the typA gene encoding ribosome-dependent GTPase TypA produces the protein MIENLRNIAIIAHVDHGKTTLVDKLLQQSGTLGERNDATERVMDSNDLEKERGITILAKNTAINWNDYRINIVDTPGHADFGGEVERVMSMVDSVLLLVDAMDGPMPQTRFVTQKAFAHGLKPIVVINKVDRPGARPDWVVDQVFDLFVNLGATDEQLDFPIVYASALNGIAGLDHNEMAEDMTPLFEAIVKHVEAPNVDVNGTLQMQISQLDYNNYVGVIGIGRITRGVVKPNQQVSIIDSEGKVRNGKVGQVLGHLGLQRIESSLAEAGDIVAITGLGELNISDTICDTSCVEALPALSVDEPTVTMYFCVNTSPFCGKEGKFVTSRQILDRLRKELVHNVALRVEETEDPDAFRVSGRGELHLSVLIENMRREGFELAVSRPKVIFRTIDGRRQEPFEQVTVDIEEQHQGSVMEALGLRKGEMRDMIPDGKGRVRLDYVIPSRGLIGFRTEFMTMTSGTGLLYSTFSHYDDIRPGEIGQRQNGVLISNGQGKAVAYALFSLQERGKLFLGHGAEVYEGQVIGIHTRSNDLTVNCLTGKKLTNMRASGTDEATVLVPPVKMSLEQALEFIDDDELVEVTPNSIRLRKRHLTENDRRRANRSAKDE, from the coding sequence GTGATCGAAAATTTGCGTAACATCGCTATTATTGCGCACGTTGACCATGGAAAAACTACCCTGGTTGATAAGTTGCTGCAACAGTCCGGTACGTTGGGTGAGCGTAATGACGCCACTGAACGTGTTATGGACTCCAATGATTTGGAAAAAGAGCGTGGAATTACCATCCTCGCCAAAAACACCGCCATCAACTGGAATGACTACCGTATCAACATCGTAGATACCCCGGGACACGCCGACTTCGGCGGCGAGGTAGAGCGCGTGATGTCCATGGTGGATTCGGTATTGCTGCTGGTAGACGCGATGGACGGCCCGATGCCGCAAACGCGTTTCGTGACCCAAAAAGCTTTTGCCCATGGCCTGAAGCCGATTGTTGTCATTAACAAAGTAGACCGTCCGGGCGCTCGCCCTGACTGGGTTGTCGATCAGGTTTTCGATCTGTTTGTGAACCTGGGCGCGACTGACGAGCAGTTAGATTTCCCGATTGTTTATGCATCCGCACTGAACGGCATTGCCGGTCTGGATCATAACGAAATGGCGGAAGACATGACGCCACTGTTCGAAGCGATTGTGAAACATGTTGAAGCACCGAACGTTGACGTTAACGGCACGCTCCAGATGCAAATCTCCCAGCTTGATTACAACAACTATGTTGGTGTTATCGGCATTGGTCGCATCACACGTGGCGTGGTGAAACCGAACCAGCAGGTCAGCATTATCGACAGCGAAGGTAAGGTACGTAACGGTAAAGTGGGCCAGGTACTGGGTCATCTGGGCCTGCAACGTATTGAAAGTTCATTGGCTGAGGCTGGTGACATCGTTGCGATTACCGGGCTGGGTGAGCTGAATATTTCCGACACCATTTGCGACACCTCCTGTGTGGAAGCGCTGCCAGCGCTGTCGGTTGATGAGCCGACCGTCACCATGTATTTCTGCGTGAACACCTCACCGTTCTGCGGTAAAGAAGGCAAGTTCGTGACGTCTCGCCAGATTCTGGATCGCCTGCGTAAAGAACTGGTACATAACGTCGCACTGCGTGTGGAAGAAACCGAAGATCCGGACGCGTTCCGCGTATCTGGTCGTGGTGAGCTGCACCTGTCCGTGTTGATCGAAAACATGCGTCGTGAAGGTTTCGAACTGGCGGTATCTCGCCCGAAAGTTATCTTCCGTACCATCGATGGCCGCCGTCAGGAGCCGTTCGAGCAGGTGACTGTAGATATTGAAGAGCAGCATCAGGGTTCGGTGATGGAAGCGCTGGGTCTGCGTAAAGGCGAAATGCGTGACATGATCCCTGATGGTAAAGGTCGCGTGCGTCTGGATTACGTCATTCCAAGCCGTGGTCTCATCGGTTTCCGTACCGAGTTCATGACCATGACCTCTGGTACTGGTCTGCTGTACTCCACCTTCAGCCACTACGACGACATCCGTCCGGGTGAAATCGGCCAGCGCCAGAACGGCGTGCTGATCTCCAACGGTCAGGGTAAAGCGGTTGCTTATGCGCTGTTTAGCCTGCAAGAGCGTGGCAAGCTGTTCCTGGGCCACGGCGCGGAAGTGTACGAAGGCCAGGTTATCGGTATTCACACCCGCTCCAACGACCTGACGGTGAACTGCCTGACCGGTAAGAAGCTGACCAACATGCGTGCATCTGGTACGGATGAAGCAACCGTTCTGGTGCCGCCAGTGAAAATGTCACTGGAACAGGCGCTGGAGTTCATCGATGACGATGAACTGGTTGAAGTGACGCCGAACTCGATTCGTCTGCGTAAACGCCACCTGACAGAAAACGACCGTCGCCGCGCGAATCGCTCCGCTAAAGACGAGTAA
- the yihX gene encoding glucose-1-phosphatase, whose product MLYIFDLGNVVIDVDFNRVLGVWSSLSGAPLATLRERFTMGHTFEQHERGEISDEEFASRLCHEMGISLSFEQFSAGWQAIFHGIRKDVIDIMYRLRQEGHRVVILSNTNRLHCQCWPALYPDVIPAADKLYLSQEMGYRKPEAAIYQQVLREEGVSAADACFFDDNPANIDAAQSLGIRAILVSDRQVVPDFFASQVFSQEA is encoded by the coding sequence ATGCTGTATATCTTTGATTTGGGGAATGTCGTCATTGATGTCGATTTTAACCGGGTGCTGGGTGTGTGGAGCAGCCTGAGTGGTGCGCCACTGGCGACACTGCGTGAGCGTTTTACCATGGGGCATACCTTTGAACAGCATGAGCGCGGTGAAATTAGCGATGAAGAGTTTGCGTCACGGCTGTGCCATGAAATGGGGATTTCGCTTAGTTTTGAACAATTTTCGGCTGGCTGGCAGGCTATTTTCCACGGTATTCGCAAAGATGTGATCGACATCATGTACCGCTTACGGCAGGAAGGACACCGTGTCGTCATACTCTCGAATACCAATCGGCTTCATTGCCAGTGCTGGCCAGCACTTTACCCGGATGTGATACCCGCTGCCGATAAACTCTATTTATCGCAGGAGATGGGTTATCGCAAACCGGAAGCGGCGATTTACCAGCAAGTGTTGCGAGAAGAAGGTGTAAGTGCCGCTGATGCCTGCTTTTTTGACGATAATCCTGCCAATATCGACGCTGCTCAATCTTTGGGGATTCGGGCAATTTTGGTCAGCGATCGGCAGGTGGTGCCTGATTTTTTTGCCAGCCAGGTTTTTAGCCAGGAGGCGTAA
- the dtd gene encoding D-aminoacyl-tRNA deacylase, whose translation MIALIQRVSAASVVVDGDTIGEIAHGLLVLLGVEQGDDEQKATRLCEKVIGYRIFSDDNGKMNLNVQQAGGSLLVVSQFTLAADTQKGMRPSFSRGAAPVQADSLYQYFVGQCRERGLVTQTGRFAADMKVSLVNDGPVTFWLQV comes from the coding sequence ATGATTGCATTAATTCAGCGGGTGTCGGCTGCCAGTGTTGTCGTTGATGGCGATACGATAGGGGAAATTGCGCATGGGCTGCTCGTCTTACTCGGCGTAGAGCAGGGAGACGATGAACAAAAGGCGACCCGATTATGTGAAAAAGTGATCGGGTATCGGATTTTTAGCGATGACAACGGCAAGATGAATCTCAATGTTCAACAAGCCGGTGGCAGCTTACTGGTGGTATCACAATTCACGCTGGCGGCGGATACGCAAAAAGGCATGCGCCCCAGTTTTTCTCGTGGTGCCGCTCCGGTGCAAGCCGATAGTCTGTATCAATATTTTGTCGGTCAGTGCCGTGAGCGCGGGCTGGTAACGCAGACGGGGCGGTTTGCCGCGGATATGAAAGTCTCTTTGGTGAATGATGGGCCTGTCACCTTCTGGTTGCAGGTGTAG
- the fabY gene encoding fatty acid biosynthesis protein FabY, translated as MYYLRVPETAEELDAYYQFRWEMLRKPLHQPLGSERDAYDALAHHQTIVDGQGHLVAVGRLSINADNEASIRFLAVHPDVQRKGLGTLMAMALESVARQEGVKRVVCSAREDAVAFFSRLGFANQGEITTPLSTPIRHFLMIKPVATLDDILHRPDWCGQLQQAWYNHIPLSEKMGVRISQYTGQKFMTTMPEAGNQNPHHTLFAGSLFSLATLTGWGLIWLLLRERQLGGTIILADAHIRYSSPVAGRPSAVADLGSMSGDLDRLARGRKARVQLQVELFGNDKKGAVFEGVYIVQPPDTHTSGEPQDAVIH; from the coding sequence ATGTATTACCTGAGAGTGCCGGAAACAGCCGAAGAACTGGATGCCTATTACCAGTTTCGCTGGGAGATGTTGCGTAAGCCATTACATCAGCCGCTCGGTTCTGAGCGGGATGCCTATGACGCGCTGGCTCACCATCAAACTATTGTCGATGGGCAAGGTCATTTGGTAGCCGTCGGCCGGCTCTCAATCAATGCTGACAATGAAGCGTCGATACGTTTTCTGGCGGTTCACCCGGATGTTCAGCGTAAAGGACTGGGCACCCTGATGGCGATGGCGCTGGAGTCGGTAGCGCGCCAGGAGGGTGTAAAACGTGTGGTGTGCAGCGCGCGTGAAGATGCTGTCGCCTTCTTTTCGCGCCTCGGGTTTGCCAACCAGGGGGAAATCACCACGCCGCTGAGTACACCGATACGTCATTTTTTGATGATAAAACCCGTCGCTACGCTTGATGACATTCTTCATCGCCCGGATTGGTGTGGTCAGTTACAGCAAGCCTGGTACAACCACATTCCGCTTAGTGAAAAGATGGGGGTACGCATCAGTCAGTACACCGGGCAGAAATTTATGACCACCATGCCGGAAGCGGGTAATCAGAATCCGCATCATACGCTGTTTGCTGGCAGTTTATTCTCGCTGGCCACGTTGACTGGCTGGGGGCTTATCTGGTTATTGTTACGCGAGCGTCAGCTCGGCGGCACGATTATTCTGGCAGATGCGCACATCCGTTACAGCTCGCCGGTAGCGGGCCGCCCGAGCGCGGTTGCCGATCTTGGCTCCATGAGTGGTGATTTGGACCGGTTGGCCCGTGGGCGAAAAGCCCGGGTTCAGTTACAGGTCGAGCTGTTTGGCAACGATAAGAAAGGAGCTGTCTTCGAAGGGGTGTATATCGTGCAGCCACCTGACACCCATACGTCAGGCGAGCCACAGGATGCGGTAATACATTAA
- a CDS encoding AsmA family protein → MKLIGKLILTLLLLVLLVVIVLYVLAQTQWGAKQITQWVNQRAEYQVSFKKMVHDWSSPGQITLQDISFSHKNQPVTLVAKNIVVGFSVRQITDPRHFSSLILEGGTLNLAQTGFTLPIEADRLQLKNMALQGQDGDWRLQGEQVTGGITPWQPEQGALLGKKAAFQLSAQSLTLNDLPASKVLVQGQFNGQQLMLENFGADVARGELTGNASRAADGSWLVNTLRLSNVRLQTQQSITDFWQPVTHLPAVTINRFDLIDARIEGLNWALTDLDVTLQNVTFRQNDWQSDDGSLSFNATDIVNGNMHFVDPIVSLDLSKQGVNVKQFSTRWEGGLLRTSGNWLRSNHRLTLDELVVAGMEYTLPGDWRQRWMQTLPDWLTEVEIKKFSANHNLLIDITPEFPFQLTALDGSGNNLLLARNHQWGIWQGSLTLNASDATFNKVDVRRPSVALSANDNQITLTDLSAFTKSGLLEAKAVISQQPSRLFTLDLNGKAVAFDVLTRWGWPQPATAPAGNTNLQLHLNGRLDATSPLKPTLGGTLQGIDSNGRTFNQNMHQGSVNDTAPTAVTPTAAPEAASPVPLPEPAAATLPSTL, encoded by the coding sequence ATGAAACTTATCGGGAAACTTATTCTCACACTGCTGCTACTGGTATTACTGGTAGTGATCGTGCTGTATGTCTTGGCCCAGACGCAATGGGGCGCAAAGCAGATTACCCAGTGGGTTAATCAACGTGCCGAATACCAGGTGTCATTTAAAAAAATGGTGCATGACTGGTCTTCCCCTGGGCAAATCACGCTTCAGGACATCAGTTTCAGCCACAAAAATCAGCCTGTTACGCTGGTTGCTAAAAATATTGTGGTAGGGTTCAGTGTGCGCCAGATAACCGACCCTCGCCATTTTTCCAGCCTGATACTGGAAGGCGGCACACTTAATCTGGCGCAAACCGGTTTCACCCTGCCCATTGAAGCTGACCGGCTCCAGCTAAAAAATATGGCACTACAGGGCCAGGATGGCGACTGGCGTTTGCAGGGTGAACAGGTAACCGGCGGTATTACGCCCTGGCAACCCGAGCAAGGGGCGCTGTTAGGTAAAAAAGCCGCTTTTCAGTTAAGCGCACAATCGTTAACGCTCAATGATTTACCTGCCAGCAAAGTGCTGGTACAGGGCCAATTTAATGGGCAACAACTCATGCTGGAGAATTTCGGTGCAGATGTCGCGCGTGGCGAGCTCACCGGTAATGCCTCCCGGGCCGCAGACGGCAGTTGGCTGGTCAATACGTTGCGTTTGAGTAACGTTCGACTGCAAACACAGCAATCTATCACGGACTTCTGGCAACCCGTCACTCACCTGCCAGCGGTGACGATTAACCGTTTTGACCTGATTGATGCACGTATCGAAGGGCTAAACTGGGCATTGACCGATTTAGATGTCACGCTGCAAAACGTCACGTTTCGGCAAAATGACTGGCAAAGCGATGACGGCTCCTTATCGTTTAATGCAACCGACATCGTGAACGGTAACATGCATTTTGTTGACCCCATAGTCAGTCTGGATTTGTCAAAACAAGGCGTTAACGTCAAGCAGTTTTCAACCCGCTGGGAGGGGGGACTGCTGCGTACGTCAGGTAACTGGTTACGCAGCAACCACCGCCTGACGCTCGATGAACTGGTCGTCGCCGGGATGGAATACACCCTACCGGGAGACTGGCGACAGCGCTGGATGCAAACGCTGCCTGACTGGCTGACAGAGGTGGAAATCAAAAAATTCAGTGCCAACCACAACCTGTTGATCGATATCACGCCCGAGTTTCCCTTTCAGCTCACGGCACTGGATGGGTCAGGCAATAACCTGTTGCTGGCACGTAATCATCAATGGGGCATCTGGCAAGGGTCACTCACGTTGAATGCCAGCGACGCGACCTTTAACAAAGTGGATGTACGCCGGCCTTCCGTAGCATTAAGTGCCAATGACAACCAGATTACGTTGACCGATCTCAGTGCCTTTACGAAAAGCGGTCTGCTGGAAGCCAAAGCCGTTATCAGCCAGCAACCCTCTCGCCTGTTCACACTGGATTTAAACGGCAAGGCGGTCGCGTTTGATGTGTTAACCCGCTGGGGATGGCCGCAGCCCGCCACTGCGCCGGCTGGCAACACAAACCTGCAACTGCATTTAAATGGCCGACTGGACGCGACCAGCCCGCTCAAGCCAACGCTTGGAGGAACGCTTCAGGGAATTGACAGCAACGGGCGAACATTCAACCAAAATATGCATCAGGGCAGTGTAAATGACACCGCGCCAACAGCCGTCACTCCCACGGCGGCTCCCGAAGCGGCATCACCTGTACCACTCCCTGAACCTGCGGCTGCCACACTGCCCTCAACGCTCTAA
- a CDS encoding nucleobase:cation symporter-2 family protein: MTTTTETSQTEAAAAPQRSELIYRLEDRPPLPQTLFAACQHLLAMFVAVITPALLICQALGLPAQDTQHIISMSLFASGLASILQIKTWGPVGSGLLSIQGTSFNFVTPLIMGGMALKNGGADVPTMMAALFGTLMVASCTEMLLSRVLHLARRIITPLVSGIVVMIIGLSLIQVGLTSIGGGFAAMSNHTFGAPQNLLLAAVVLAVIILLNRQRNPYLRVASLVIAMAVGYLAAWLMGMLPEHTAASASSLIMVPTPMYYGLGFDWSLLVPLMLVFMVTSLETIGDITATSDVSEQPVSGPLYMKRLKGGVLANGLNSCLSAVFNTFPNSCFGQNNGVIQLTGVASRYVGFVVALMLIVLGLFPAVSGFVQHIPEPVLGGATIVMFGTIAASGVRIVSREPLNRRAIMIIALSLAVGLGVSQQPLILQFAPDWLKTLLSSGIAAGGITAIVLNLVFPHEKE; encoded by the coding sequence ATGACTACCACCACGGAAACGTCCCAAACAGAAGCCGCTGCTGCACCTCAGCGCAGTGAACTCATCTATCGCCTTGAAGACAGACCGCCGCTGCCGCAAACCCTGTTTGCCGCCTGTCAGCACCTGTTGGCGATGTTTGTCGCGGTGATTACCCCGGCACTATTGATTTGTCAGGCATTGGGCCTGCCCGCTCAGGACACTCAGCACATTATTAGCATGTCGCTGTTCGCCTCCGGCCTGGCATCAATTTTACAAATTAAAACCTGGGGGCCGGTCGGCTCTGGCCTGCTGTCGATTCAGGGTACCAGCTTTAACTTTGTGACTCCGCTGATTATGGGCGGCATGGCGCTAAAAAACGGCGGGGCAGATGTGCCAACCATGATGGCCGCATTGTTTGGCACCCTGATGGTGGCGTCTTGCACAGAAATGCTGCTCTCGCGCGTATTACATCTGGCGCGTCGCATCATTACCCCGCTGGTTTCCGGGATTGTGGTGATGATAATCGGCTTATCACTGATTCAGGTTGGCCTGACCTCGATTGGCGGTGGCTTTGCCGCCATGAGCAACCATACCTTTGGCGCACCCCAGAATTTACTGCTGGCCGCAGTGGTATTGGCCGTGATTATTCTGCTGAACCGCCAGCGCAATCCTTATCTGCGCGTCGCATCACTGGTGATAGCCATGGCAGTAGGCTACCTGGCCGCCTGGCTGATGGGCATGTTGCCAGAGCATACCGCCGCCAGCGCCTCATCGCTTATCATGGTACCAACCCCGATGTACTACGGTCTGGGCTTTGACTGGAGTTTGCTGGTTCCATTAATGCTGGTGTTTATGGTGACCTCGCTGGAAACCATTGGTGACATCACCGCAACCTCCGATGTCTCAGAGCAGCCGGTTAGCGGGCCGCTGTATATGAAACGCCTGAAAGGCGGTGTGCTGGCCAACGGCCTTAACTCCTGCCTGTCTGCGGTGTTTAACACTTTCCCTAACTCCTGCTTTGGCCAGAACAACGGCGTAATCCAGTTGACTGGCGTCGCCAGCCGTTATGTCGGTTTTGTTGTCGCGCTGATGCTTATCGTGCTTGGTTTGTTCCCGGCAGTCAGCGGCTTTGTCCAGCATATTCCCGAGCCGGTGTTGGGTGGTGCGACCATCGTCATGTTCGGCACCATTGCCGCCTCTGGCGTGCGTATCGTTTCCCGTGAGCCACTCAACCGCCGGGCTATCATGATCATTGCGCTGTCGCTGGCCGTCGGGCTGGGCGTTTCTCAGCAGCCGCTGATTCTGCAATTTGCGCCAGACTGGCTGAAAACCCTGCTGTCGTCCGGTATCGCTGCGGGCGGCATCACAGCAATTGTGTTGAATCTGGTCTTTCCTCACGAAAAAGAGTAA
- a CDS encoding cysteine peptidase family C39 domain-containing protein: MNDELIVSEPIIIPIEGAEYIHFVVLDRMNKESAIVYDPEIGKVNMPIYELKHRWNGYELLIGG, encoded by the coding sequence GTGAATGATGAATTGATTGTGTCTGAACCAATCATTATTCCTATTGAAGGTGCTGAATACATACATTTTGTTGTACTTGATAGAATGAATAAAGAAAGTGCAATAGTTTATGATCCTGAAATTGGGAAAGTGAATATGCCGATTTATGAGTTAAAACATCGATGGAACGGATATGAATTATTAATCGGAGGCTGA